Proteins encoded together in one Triticum dicoccoides isolate Atlit2015 ecotype Zavitan chromosome 7B, WEW_v2.0, whole genome shotgun sequence window:
- the LOC119340728 gene encoding protein FREE1-like, translating to PSAAAPSPPQPYYPYEPPPPPSPPQHHAPSAYPSLDRAGSYGGGYGSGSYGQQDQLYPPAAAAGGGGWSDDGAYAYRGGDAPEPYGARGTAPRQGSGSAALFDDYGRSIGPGKDRGGGGGGGGAASPKVVRAVPKAETSEDVRGGVQKFRVKLLPEGAGSPMDVLCQVGLDGIRMLDPNTSRTLRIYPLETVTRWDVLDSSVFAFWSKSSVDLEARRIRLKSSSYTTNTILDTVTAASVQFKEMASSVSRSKAAADPASPSEQQNEKRRNFLDWRNLVKPVTEEKDHWVPDEAVNKCTACAGDFSAFNRRHHCRNCGDIFCDKCTQGRTPLTSDADSPPVRVCDRCMAEVSRRLSSAKEAANRPVVQSHEDLARKLQEAMDINKKSSSGSRSSDGSSGKRMREVACPICTVHLQVQVPASGSETIECGVCQHPFLVSSR from the exons CCCTCCGCCGCGGCGCCCTCGCCGCCGCAGCCGTACTACCCCTAcgagcccccgccgccgccgtccccgccgCAGCACCACGCCCCCTCGGCCTACCCCTCGCTGGATCGGGCGGGGAGCTACGGCGGCGGGTACGGATCCGGGTCCTACGGGCAGCAGGACCAGCTCTAccccccggcggcggcggcgggcgggggcGGGTGGTCCGACGACGGCGCGTACGCGTACCGCGGCGGGGACGCGCCGGAGCCCTACGGCGCCAGGGGCACCGCGCCGAGGCAGGGCTCCGGGAGCGCCGCGCTGTTCGATGATTACGGGAGGTCGATTGGTCCCGGGAAGGACAGGGGTggtgggggtgggggcggcggcgcggcgagcccCAAGGTGGTGAGGGCCGTGCCCAAGGCGGAGACGTCGGAGGACGTGAGGGGCGGGGTGCAGAAGTTCCGGGTCAAGCTGCTGCCCGAGGGCGCCGGTAGCCCCATGGATGTGCTCTGCCAG GTTGGTTTGGATGGGATTCGGATGCTTGATCCCAACACTAGTAGGACACTGAGGATATATCCCCTTGAAACTGTTACTAGATGGGAT GTATTGGATTCTTCTGTATTTGCCTTTTGGTCGAAGAGTTCGGTTGATCTTGAAGCAAGAAGAATACGGCTGAAGTCAAGCAGCTATACAACCAACACCATTCTGGACACTGTGACAGCTGCCTCTGTTCAG TTCAAGGAGATGGCAAGCAGCGTTTCGAGAAGTAAAGCAGCTGCTGATCCTGCCAGCCCTTCTGAACAGCAAaatgagaagaggaggaatttccttGATTGGAGGAACTTGGTGAAGCCCGTGACTGAGGAGAAAGACCACTGG GTCCCAGATGAAGCTGTCAATAAGTGCACGGCCTGTGCAGGAGATTTCAGTGCCTTCAACCGCAGG CATCACTGTCGGAACTGTGGTGATATTTTCTGCGATAAGTGCACCCAAGGAAGGACTCCTCTAACTTCAGATGCTGATTCTCCACCAGTCCGAGTTTGCGACAGATgcatg GCTGAAGTTTCTCGAAGGCTGAGCAGTGCAAAGGAAGCGGCAAATCGACCTGTTGTTCAGAGCCATGAGGATCTCGCCAGAAAACTTCAG GAAGCGATGGATATAAACAAGAAGTCATCTTCAG GTTCGAGGTCTTCAGACGGATCTTCTGGCAAGCGAATGCGGGAGGTCGCATGCCCCATCTGCACAGTGCACCTCCAG GTGCAGGTCCCAGCCTCTGGCTCGGAGACGATAGAATGCGGCGTGTGCCAGCACCCTTTCCTCGTGAGCTCTCGTTGA
- the LOC119340726 gene encoding uncharacterized protein LOC119340726 isoform X2 yields the protein MLRISFFTLCGKDSQVVHALDPTGDPSKPLHRCSIPVEDDPDAVVVPKRTPNEIVKKLSYITVDKRDKVSPPLFGGRQTWKQREESFKLNATMKVHCGFMKNSGADMDAVDVEYIEKCKFVVASGIFDGYDVPHQPSNISLRSQKLFCFLMVVDEVSFDFIEQNVTVKVDSAGGKWVGIWRLVTLHRPPFDEPRRNGKVPKILTHRLFPQAWYSIWIDGKMELMVDPLLILERYLWRGKYTFAVAIHKHHRSIYEEGDAIKRRKRYARPLVDLQMKIYRHEGMEPWDEKKRMPSDIPEGAVLIREHTMITDLFSCLWFNEVNLFTPRDQLSFGYVAHRLGDALKFFMFPNCEYNSLFILHRHTREHSSKVEWAKTIDEILKKGLKESRGGLGLWTPYPADLSSVELPTVKRTSQAS from the exons ATGCTGCGCATTAGCTTCTTCA CGCTCTGTGGAAAAGACAGTCAAGTTGTCCACGCCTTGGACCCGACAGGAGACCCGTCCAAACCCCTCCACC GCTGCTCGATACCTGTCGAGGATGATCCAGACGCTGTCGTCGTTCCAAAGAGGACTCCCAATGAGATCGTGAAGAAGCTGTCGTACATCACGGTTGACAAGCGGGACAAAGTTTCTCCGCCGCTGTTCGGAGGACGTCAAACCTGGAAGCAGAGGGAGGAAAGCTTTAAACTGAACGCTACCATGAAG GTGCACTGTGGATTTATGAAAAACAGTGGTGCAGATATGGATGCTGTTGATGTCGAGTACATAGAGAAATGCAAATTCGTGGTTGCCTCGGGTATTTTTGATGGCTATGACGTTCCTCATCAGCCATCAAATATTAGCCTTCGCTCTCAAAAGTTGTTCTGCTTCTTGATGGTGGTCGATGAGGTGTCCTTTGACTTCATTGAACAGAATGTCACTGTCAAAGTTGACAGCGCAGGAGGGAAATGGGTTGGTATATGGCGACTTGTAACATTGCACCGCCCTCCATTTGATGAACCTAGAAGGAATGGAAAAGTACCAAAGATATTGACGCATAGGCTATTTCCTCAAGCCTGGTATAGCATTTGGATTGACGGGAAAATGGAGCTTATGGTTGATCCGCTGCTTATTCTTGAAAG ATATCTCTGGCGGGGCAAATACACATTTGCAGTGGCTATCCATAAGCATCATAGAAGCATATATGAGGAGGGTGATGCAATCAAACGAAGGAAGCGATATGCTCGGCCTTTGGTTGATCTTCAGATGAAGATATACCGCCACGAGGGAATGGAGCCTTGGGACGAAAAGAAAAGGATGCCCAGTG ACATACCAGAAGGAGCGGTGCTGATCAGGGAGCACACGATGATAACGGACCTGTTCAGCTGCCTCTGGTTCAACGAAGTCAACCTCTTCACGCCCCGTGACCAGCTCAGCTTCGGCTACGTGGCCCATCGGCTCGGAGACGCTCTCAAGTTCTTCATGTTCCCCAACTGCGAGTACAACTCCTTGTTCATCCTGCACAGACACACGAGGGAGCACTCGTCGAAGGTGGAGTGGGCCAAGACGATCGACGAGATTTTGAAGAAGGGACTGAAGGAGAGCAGGGGAGGGCTGGGGCTGTGGACTCCGTACCCCGCAGACCTCAGCTCCGTCGAGCTCCCCACCGTAAAAAGAACTTCGCAGGCAAGCTAG
- the LOC119340727 gene encoding uncharacterized protein LOC119340727, whose amino-acid sequence MDAAWACAVDRAAGAADSTRRFFLSFRRPPPPPPGPNPIDILKRLQRQAFHDIMQLRDRQEKVEKVLTLFKSHKTGPFAEESTRVKGLVNFAGALALSSKEGAEPDGSGANSGISSQFAFRTSVRNKDSLLAELATDSRYVYQENDDLMGSPLVLSKVMYVANVGGDMSVAAVPVGARCDDFSTDPSIQEGQWVPSSHSSLRPPLLLKRHRRAAGLILRSQNFAASLAELISTAAKSNGEASSSVFTGFGQISCKMCDDIKLTMSAAWHGPSAIPRKSKPTAGGCVDFELKFDEDSRFGAWVEVKRSNPRQLKWAVTLSDTPENDLGWGVSLRRGSEGVPERMQLEGFLNLHLGQNATLQPGVMFNLDGRRCAPALVFRSSWFL is encoded by the exons ATGGACGCGGCGTGGGCGTGCGCGGTGGACCGGGCCGCCGGCGCCGCCGACTCCACCAGgcgcttcttcctctccttccgccgcccaccgcctccgccgcccggcCCCAACCCG ATAGACATCTTGAAGCGTCTTCAGCGACAAGCGTTCCACGACATAATGCAGCTGAGGGACAGGCAGGAGAAGGTCGAGAAGGTGCTCACGCTCTTCAAGTCTCACAAAACCGGCCCGTTTGCCGAAGAGAGCACCCGGGTCAAGGGCCTCGTCAATTTCGCCGGAGCCCTGGCGCTGAGCAGCAAAGAAGGCGCGGAACCAGACGGCTCGGGAGCGAATTCCGGCATCAGCTCACAGTTTGCGTTCCGGACCAGTGTCCGGAACAAGGACTCCCTCCTGGCAGAGCTTGCCACCGACTCCAGATACGTCTATCAGGAAAACGATGATCTCATGGGGAGCCCTCTCGTGCTGTCGAAGGTGATGTACGTGGCGAACGTCGGCGGCGACATGTCTGTTGCTGCGGTGCCCGTAGGGGCAAGGTGTGATGAtttttcgaccgatccaagcatccAGGAG GGGCAATGGGTTCCCAGCTCCCATTCCTCGCTGAGGCCGCCTCTGCTGCTCAAGCGTCACAGGCGCGCCGCTGGCCTGATACTGAGGTCGCAGAATTTCGCAGCATCTCTCGCCGAGTTGATCTCAACAGCCGCGAAAAGCAATGGTGAAGCCAGCAGCAGTGTCTTCACCGGATTCGGGCAGATTTCGTGCAAGATGTGTGACGACATCAAGTTGACCATGTCTGCGGCTTGGCACGGACCGTCTGCGATACCTCGGAAGAGCAAACCGACCGCCGGAGGGTGCGTCGACTTCGAGCTGAAGTTCGACGAGGACTCGAGATTTGGGGCCTGGGTCGAGGTGAAGAGGTCGAACCCGAGGCAGCTGAAGTGGGCGGTCACGCTGTCGGACACGCCGGAGAACGATCTAGGCTGGGGCGTGAGCCTGCGGCGAGGCTCCGAGGGGGTGCCGGAGCGGATGCAGCTGGAAGGGTTTCTGAACTTGCATCTAGGTCAGAATGCTACCCTGCAGCCTGGTGTCATGTTCAACCTGGACGGGAGGCGATGCGCCCCGGCGCTCGTGTTCCGGTCGAGTTGGTTCCTGTGA
- the LOC119340726 gene encoding uncharacterized protein LOC119340726 isoform X1 codes for MARRGKGGGGGGGVGDAAWRRGPARPRLLLVSAVAWALLLLAFHLWSCASPAAYFLSALCGKDSQVVHALDPTGDPSKPLHRCSIPVEDDPDAVVVPKRTPNEIVKKLSYITVDKRDKVSPPLFGGRQTWKQREESFKLNATMKVHCGFMKNSGADMDAVDVEYIEKCKFVVASGIFDGYDVPHQPSNISLRSQKLFCFLMVVDEVSFDFIEQNVTVKVDSAGGKWVGIWRLVTLHRPPFDEPRRNGKVPKILTHRLFPQAWYSIWIDGKMELMVDPLLILERYLWRGKYTFAVAIHKHHRSIYEEGDAIKRRKRYARPLVDLQMKIYRHEGMEPWDEKKRMPSDIPEGAVLIREHTMITDLFSCLWFNEVNLFTPRDQLSFGYVAHRLGDALKFFMFPNCEYNSLFILHRHTREHSSKVEWAKTIDEILKKGLKESRGGLGLWTPYPADLSSVELPTVKRTSQAS; via the exons atggcgaggcgaggcaaagggggcggcggcggcggcggggtaggGGACGCGGCGTGGCGCAGGGGGCCGGCGCGGCCGCGGCTCCTGCTCGTCTCCGCCGTGGCCTGGGCGCTGCTCCTCCTCGCCTTCCACCTCTGGTCCTGCGCCTCCCCCGCCGCCTACTTCCTCTCAG CGCTCTGTGGAAAAGACAGTCAAGTTGTCCACGCCTTGGACCCGACAGGAGACCCGTCCAAACCCCTCCACC GCTGCTCGATACCTGTCGAGGATGATCCAGACGCTGTCGTCGTTCCAAAGAGGACTCCCAATGAGATCGTGAAGAAGCTGTCGTACATCACGGTTGACAAGCGGGACAAAGTTTCTCCGCCGCTGTTCGGAGGACGTCAAACCTGGAAGCAGAGGGAGGAAAGCTTTAAACTGAACGCTACCATGAAG GTGCACTGTGGATTTATGAAAAACAGTGGTGCAGATATGGATGCTGTTGATGTCGAGTACATAGAGAAATGCAAATTCGTGGTTGCCTCGGGTATTTTTGATGGCTATGACGTTCCTCATCAGCCATCAAATATTAGCCTTCGCTCTCAAAAGTTGTTCTGCTTCTTGATGGTGGTCGATGAGGTGTCCTTTGACTTCATTGAACAGAATGTCACTGTCAAAGTTGACAGCGCAGGAGGGAAATGGGTTGGTATATGGCGACTTGTAACATTGCACCGCCCTCCATTTGATGAACCTAGAAGGAATGGAAAAGTACCAAAGATATTGACGCATAGGCTATTTCCTCAAGCCTGGTATAGCATTTGGATTGACGGGAAAATGGAGCTTATGGTTGATCCGCTGCTTATTCTTGAAAG ATATCTCTGGCGGGGCAAATACACATTTGCAGTGGCTATCCATAAGCATCATAGAAGCATATATGAGGAGGGTGATGCAATCAAACGAAGGAAGCGATATGCTCGGCCTTTGGTTGATCTTCAGATGAAGATATACCGCCACGAGGGAATGGAGCCTTGGGACGAAAAGAAAAGGATGCCCAGTG ACATACCAGAAGGAGCGGTGCTGATCAGGGAGCACACGATGATAACGGACCTGTTCAGCTGCCTCTGGTTCAACGAAGTCAACCTCTTCACGCCCCGTGACCAGCTCAGCTTCGGCTACGTGGCCCATCGGCTCGGAGACGCTCTCAAGTTCTTCATGTTCCCCAACTGCGAGTACAACTCCTTGTTCATCCTGCACAGACACACGAGGGAGCACTCGTCGAAGGTGGAGTGGGCCAAGACGATCGACGAGATTTTGAAGAAGGGACTGAAGGAGAGCAGGGGAGGGCTGGGGCTGTGGACTCCGTACCCCGCAGACCTCAGCTCCGTCGAGCTCCCCACCGTAAAAAGAACTTCGCAGGCAAGCTAG